A single genomic interval of Rhizobium brockwellii harbors:
- the nodB gene encoding chitooligosaccharide deacetylase NodB produces the protein MKRRSYISEVPFDEAGSDDRSIYLTFDDGPNPECTGQILDVLAEHRVPATFFVLGAYVKDHPDLVRRVAAEGHLVGNHTMTHPDLTACDSEAIEREIKDTNEAIVSACPQVAVQHIRAPYGAWNADVLSRSMNAGLRPVHWSIDPRDWSCPGVDSIVDAVLAAARPGAIVLLHDGCPPDEVGNCKLTGLRDQTLSALLAIIPALHSRGFSLRSLPQ, from the coding sequence ATGAAGCGGCGCTCTTATATAAGCGAAGTACCGTTTGATGAGGCCGGGAGCGACGATCGTAGCATCTACTTGACGTTCGACGACGGTCCCAATCCGGAATGCACTGGCCAGATTCTGGATGTGCTCGCCGAACACCGCGTACCAGCCACCTTTTTCGTCCTCGGTGCCTATGTCAAAGACCATCCCGATCTCGTCCGCCGTGTTGCGGCAGAAGGTCACTTGGTCGGCAATCACACGATGACCCACCCCGATCTTACGGCCTGTGACTCGGAGGCAATCGAACGAGAGATAAAGGATACAAACGAAGCCATTGTTTCGGCGTGTCCCCAAGTTGCGGTTCAACATATACGAGCGCCATACGGCGCTTGGAACGCGGATGTCCTTTCAAGATCCATGAACGCCGGACTTCGACCTGTTCACTGGTCGATAGACCCGAGAGACTGGTCCTGTCCCGGAGTCGATTCTATCGTTGACGCGGTACTCGCTGCTGCTCGGCCAGGTGCAATCGTGCTTTTGCACGACGGTTGCCCACCTGATGAGGTCGGGAACTGCAAGCTCACCGGGCTGCGTGATCAAACACTTTCGGCGCTCTTGGCAATTATCCCGGCACTGCATAGCCGTGGATTTTCCCTTCGTTCACTTCCCCAGTAA